The region TGTGACGGAAATGACTCGGGTGCCCATCATTTTGAAGACGGACCTGAGCAAGAGCCCACCGTAAGTGAAAGGCCGTGTGATGAGACAAAAAGATGAAGCGCAAACCAGGGTTcatttgttgaagaatgctGCTAACATTTTTGTAACAGATGCCTGACTATTCGATCATTGAACCCATATGCCTTGTAAGGGAAGCAGAGGTGGTCAAGtgcaagcaagccaagttaTTCAGATTGCTCCAATAATACACAATTAAGAAGGAGAGGgggcagagaagaagaggtgGGACAGGTGCAGATGCAACCCAATGAAAGTGCCATGTAAATTTTGCGCTTTATGGAATGAGTCCGTCGGCGGCTAATGATGTGTGGTACATAATATCATATGAATAGTAGATGCATGTCGCTGGACGGAGAGGTAGCGTCTTGAAAGGAGCGAAAGGGGATTAACCAAGTATAGTAGCAAAGCGATAAAACTGAAATACCGAAACACGCATTCTACATTTACAATATCTGACTATGGTGCACATTTGAGGGGACATTGGTGTCAAAGTGGCTCATGTATCTTCCGAGATAGGTAGATGAGTATCGGATGCTCGGGAGAACGGGCTGCCATTGGGATATAACATCAGACCAGCCGAGGGGGATCTGCTTAAGGCGAATGTAAGAAACACCGGATGATGGGATTCGTGACCGGCAGCCGAGAGAGTTGAGAGTATATTGCATGGCGTGTACACGACATGCCAACGTGAGTTATCTGGTAATATGCACGTGGTGGCTAAATCTGATACAGAGAGTCGGTTGGAAGAGTGTCCGCCATTCCGATAAGGTATCAGCGCCAGGGCATTGGCAGATGCAGGTCAGGAATCCTTATTTCTAGCCCTGGTGTCGATGACACAAGGCGACGTCTTAGGTGACGCCTCATGTTGGAGAATGGTTGCTGGGGGCGGACAACATGGGACGTGGCGTCATGTGTGGTTTGGGGGGCCATGTAAATCAAGCGCTTCGGATGACAGATGGCGATCTGGATTGCAGCAGATTTTGGGATTTTTGCTCATACAGcgggtgttgttgatggcgggTTGAGTTACGAAGCTGGGGGTGAATGTGATTGTGACTGGTGATTTGGACTGGAAGTTGGGCGTTCTTGGCTTCCCAGATGCTTCAGGTGTGAGTCGATGTAGATATTCGTAGACTAATTGACTAGCACGTCACACGGCTACATTCATTGCGATTACCATGATGATAGCAAAATTTCCAAGAATTGAGGCGTATTATTCGAATCACAGCCAAGCTTAGGATAAATCAGGCCAGCAGTGGCCCTGGGGTAAATGGCGTGCACCTTAATTTTAATATGGCAAGTGTTGACTTTCTGGCCGCGCTGTAGAAATCAGTGAAACAAAAGACTAGCGAACCGAAGACCACGGATAAATTGCGGTGGCGGTCGGGCGACTACAAAGGACGACTAGATTGAAAATTAGTAATCTGTGTGCTGGCCTTTGCAAAGGGAAAAGGTagaagttggagatggagatggagatggagttgaagttggagatgccAGGGCGAGGGTCAGAGTGTATCAGGACGGTTTCGGTTTCGGACAGTGGACGGACCGACGACAAGAACGGAGTAGCTCAGAAGACAAGCCAAGCTCCATTGGGTTCACGCATCGTCAACCACCGTACGAACCACACGGGATCCCTCCCTCTTCAGCCCATCACCCGTCACCCATcacccatcaccatcgcTTGCGTAGCCTCGCTTCGTttcaatcttctccatctgACTGACCCGTGCGGACGGGCATTCATCATGCCAAAGCTCTCGCACACTTGACGCTTCCACTCGGCGAGGCCACATACCGAGCAGGGGTCCGCGGCCCTACGTAAATTGCAAGGTTTGGTCGAAACAAACTCACCTTCGTCCTTCTGCCACTGCAATCCGGCCCAGGAATACCAGGAAACGGCACGGAAAACTCCTGGGCCGTTCGTTTCCACGCCGTAGCAGCGAATCAGTGCGCCGTGTTCCATGATAAGCCTTGCCGTCCATGCGAGCCTTCTGTGCCACGCCATGTCGGTCAAACAATCATCGACTTGCCATGTCTTCGGGACTGGATAGAGCCGTGGACCTGTCATGCCAAATTGAAGGGTCGAAGAACCCCCCTGATAGACAGATGTGGCTGATCACAGTTCCAACGATTATATTATCTATGCCGTCGCCGTCAGTGCTTTCCGTTTCTTTCCTCTTGTTTCTCCTCCCGTCAGTAAACTAAATACCCATTTCCTTCCTTTGCCTTGACCCTAGTTGGTCCGTCTATCTAGACTTTTCGTGTGCTTTCGTTCTATATCGGGGAGTTTTCTGTACCAACTGCAGCTGGTCTGGCATAGACGATATTTCGGTCGCTCTCACGATATACTCTCTTTTCCGGACATATACACATATACACACGTATATACACTGCTTACATTCCTTGGCGGCTGGTCCCTATCGACTATACAATATTAATACTACTTTTCGAAAGTCACAACAACCGTCAATCTTTCACAATGCCTTCATTGAAAGCTGCTACACTGGCTATACTGGCCGCCACGGCTGCGGCGTTGCCTACCACTCAGCGAGCCGGGTATAGGAGACAAGCTCAGAACGGGACAACTAATGCTGCTGCTCCCGCTGCGTTGAGTGACCCTGATATTTTGCAATTGTAAGTTGGGCATCGTGTACTTTATGCAACGCGTTCTGcatacaccagacactaATCTTTCTAAACAGCGCTCTTACGCTGGAACACCTCGAGGAGGCATTCTACCGACAGGGGTTCGCCAAGTTCCCCGATTCTGACTTTGCCGCGCTGGGCTTGAAGCCGAACCAAATCCAAGATCTCAAGGGAATTGGCAAGACGGAACAAGAACACGTCACCTTTCTCCAATCGGCACTCGCCCAAGCTGGTGTGCAACCTGTAAAGCCATGCGAGTACGACTTCAAGTTCACCGACGCCAAGGGCATGGCTACAACGGGAGCGCTGCTCGAAAACGTCGGTGTGTCCGCCTATCTCGGCGCCGCAAAGCTCCTCAAAGACCCGGCCATCTTAACAGCCGCCGGATCCATCCTTACCATCGAGGCGAGACACCAGAGCTCGCTCCGCGTGCTGCTCGGCCAGACAGCCGTGCCGCAAGCCTTTGACGCGCCTCTCGGCCCAACTGCCGTCTTCTCCCTCGCCGCCCCTTTCATCAAGTCGTGTCCCCAGGGATCCAACCTGGCCATCACGGCTTTCCCCGCGCTGAGCATGGCCCAGGGACAAGATGCGAGCGCTCTGGCGGTCGGAAACACCGTCAAGGTATCAGCAGCCAGTGGTGCTTCCGGCGCTACAAACTGCGCCTTTACCTCTGGAGGCGTGGTCCCCGGCGGCACCGTCTTCACACCCTTTTCCGAAGCGAACGGCTGCCAGATTCCCAGTGGTGTCGCAGGAGTGACATATTTGTCCCTGTCTAGCTCGGCACCGCTGGATGGCGTGCTGACGGATGCAATGACCGTTGCTGGGCCCATGATTCTGGCCCTATGAGCATAGTTATAATTGCTAGGTGGtgtttttcttcttcttcgataTAAATACGTCTCTGGTGCTGTCCAGGACGATTAAGACCACATCTTGTGTGAAATGCCAGGCATGCCAACACGAAAATAAGACTGTCAATGGGGGCTGTGTATCCTCAGATGGTTATTCTCTTCATCTCTTCTTAATTACTACCATTTAGATCGACTAAGCCGCATGCTTGGGCGTTTTAGCTACACCAAACAAGAATGAAAAAAATATGGAAAAAATCGCCTTGATTGCTTCTTTCCTTTGCTACATTGTGATTGTATGATACCAGCTAAGAAGCTATTTGACAAATGGTGGAACCGTTCCCAGGATCCTTGACCAAGCCTTGTGGGGAATCTGGGCTGAAGCCGGAAGGGAGGGCTGAAACGGGTTTGAGGCACTTGGTGTGTTGCAGATTTTGGACACGGGGACTGGGCTTGTTTTGTAGTGCGGTTGGGATGGCGAAGACAAGTTGGGATTTGTATTCTGTGGGCTTTGCGTTATTACTAAGATGTCAAGCTGGAGTTGCTGTTTGAAGTTGTGATACccttggtggtttggatcTGCAGGGACAATGAGTTGTTGAAGCATGGCAGGACGGCGTTTGATAGGCATTGAAGCCTGTCATGACTATTTTGCGAAGTCGTGATGGTGTCAAGGGAGTTGAATTGTAGCTTGGTGGACAACATGGCCCAACTCAATTGCATGCAAAGAGTCACCATCTCTCGCCGTGGTTACAAGAAACGTGGCCACACGGCTTCAATCTATTAATACATGAGCAGTCAGTCAGATGAACTCCTCCCCTTGGCATGCTCACCTAAACTTCATACATGTCAAGCTAATCTACGCGATACTCCCCAGGATGACTAGCCCCATCCACAAACCTCAAtgccaaatcatccaaatcAACACCATTCAACAGACGAACCTATAATATGTAAGCTTACAACAATCTCAAACATCAAGGCACAAACTTGACAGAACCTACATTCACACCAATAACATCCTTCGCCTCCTGCCCATTAAAATCCACAAAGACAGAACTACCGCACCGTCCGCAAAACTTGTGCGTAGCTTTTCGCCGATTGAACCTATATTGCCCCTCTTGGCCGTCACCCTTTGTGATTGTGACGTTTTCGCGCAACGGGTAGATGAGTAGGTATCCGTTTCGTCGGCAGATGGAGCAGTTGCACGATGCGACCTGGTGTTCGGGGAAGGGGGGCGAGATGGTGACTGTGAATTGTATGTGGCCGCAGTGGCAGTTGCCCGTGTAGGTTTGGAGgttgttgtctggttgggaGAGGAGGTTCATGGGGAAGGGTTTGTATTTGGGTTTGAGAGTTGTCATGGTGTTGTGAGGAGGTAGGTCAACTAACACTTGGTGTCTTGGGTTGGATTTGCGAAATGAGATATGGACTGGGAATGACCAGGATAAGTACTTGGGTAATAACGGTTATGAGATGGAATATGTTGTTGCGCGGTCTGGTAGCCTAGTCTTTACTTTAGAAGGCGGATCTGCGTTTAGTGCTGCAAGGCAACACTGGTGACGCGATGGTGCTGTGATGGAGTAGCTGTTGTCGTTTGCGGGCGACCACATTAGGTTTCTGGCTGAATGAGGTGATTACTGTCATCAGGGGAATGTTTCACTTATCCAAGATGGATAAACTATCATCAAGTTGCTGCTACAACGTCCTGCGTTCGTGAACGAGTGGTCCTTTGACGAACTCAGGACAGTTACCTCAACTGCACAGACAATCAGAAAACTCTGGCACAAGATTAAGCCGAACCGCATAATTATGCCGGACTAATAGCTTAGTGGCTCTACGAAATATATTCTTCGACGTGTAATGCACTCTTCAGTTAGCCGCCAACTCAAGGCCAATGACACCAACACGGCAAACAGTTATGGCATCGAGCACGCAGAAACAATTTGTTCCACGAAATAAAACATGCTGAAATGGAGTATATGGATGTTTGTATTTTACTACCCTCCAAATTACATTCATAAACGTGCCACCAGGAAATTACAACTACGAAGAAGACACTGGTGCTCTTCTGGTGCCACGTCAAAATTATGCGAACAAGATAAACCGCCTGCTTAGACTTGAGACAACAAATATACTGGTCTCTCTAATTGAACACTTTATAGTTTAACTCGGTATGTCTCAAGTCGGTGCCCATCACTGGTGCGAGGAGGACACGGCTGACACTAGCATCAGCCTCATCAGCTCTCATTCATATTCAGCTCAGGCCACAGTCAGGCAAACTCAACTGTCCAATCTTCACAACTTCAAACAAGAACTCCTGCCTGTCCCTATGAAGATGCTCCTTCTTGGTCACGCAATCATATAAAGCCTCAACATGGGAAGCACTTCACAACCATTCAAACCCTTAACCAACCCAAGGGAAATCCGTCTGCTCCATCTCTCTCCACCAGCAGAGCCCAATGCCTCCTTATGCGGCAAACTCCAACACGTCAATTTAGACGACAATCCCGTTTATGAAGCGCTGTCATATGAATGGGGAAGTCCTGAAAAAACTCACATCTTTTCGCTCGACAACGCAACCACCATTTCCATCACGGAATCTCTGCACCATGCCCTTCGAGACATTCGACATGAGTCTCCATCTCAAGCCGACAGGATAATCTGGGCGGATGCAATATGCATCAACCAGGATGACATCAGCGAAAGGCAACAGCAGGTCTCAATGATGGGCTCAATCTACCGCCAAGCACAGCGCGTGATTACATATATCGGCCCCGAGGCGGACAACAGCTCGCTCGGTATCGAAATTGCCAGTCATCTCCGCCGTTACGGCGCCTCCTCCCTTCTTTTAGGTGCTAGAATCAGCTCTGGCACTCCTGAAGAGCCGGGTGTCTCCGAATTTCCACCCGAAGGAGATGACTACCGGGCTGCAGCTGTGAGGAAACTAGTACTCCGAGGTTGGGTACGTTGCTCTCTCTGGTGTGCTGATGACGATCCTCTCTTGGCTAACTCTATACTCTAGGTGGGTAGATGCTGGTGTGCACAGGAATatcttctcaatgccaaTGTCACGCTTCGTTGTGGACGCACAGACCTCCACAGTGAATATCTCATCGCAGATGTGGCCCAACTCTGCGTTGAGAGATCTATACCCTCATCCTATCTCCCTCAACCGGAGGATGACCCGAACTCCCTGCGGGAATGTCACAGAGTTCTGGCTGAATTACGACGGGCAACGCGCTTGCGCGAAATGGCCGGCCAACGTCTCCCCCTACTAGACTTGCTTAAGTTCTCGCATCCCCTCCGGGCCACCGATCCAAGGGATAAAGTCTATTCTTTGGTAGGGTTGATGAGGCAAGAATTGAAAGTAGATTATACATGTCGCGTGGCAGACCTATATGTACAAGTTGCAAAGACCATTCTTGCAGAATCACCACCAACTCTTTCTATACTATATagcaacttgaccaagaaaGGTCTTCAGTTACCATCATGGGTACCAGATTGGTCGACTTGGCAGTTTGGAAGCTACGGAGCGGCCTGCCGGGCTGGATACTCAGCGAGTGGGCGCTCAGAGACAGAGATTAAAGTACATGATATGGAAGACGTGCTTGAGGTCAAGGGGCGTCTAATTGACAGGATCAGTTGGCTCGGCGACGCTATTGGGCAGTACTACGTTGGACGGTTCGAACCAGGAGATGTCAAGCAAAGAGCATGGATAAAGGAACAGGTAGAGGCTGTTCGCAACCAAGCCGTACACGATTCCTATTCCCTGGAGGACTACACCCCTGACGATATTCTCTGGAGATGCCTCACTGGGAATATAACTCTGAAAGAAGACCCTGCGACGGAAACATACAAAGCACACTATTACGCTCATCTCAACTGTAGAGAAGATAGCTCAGAAATATTACAAAAAATGGGAAGAGAGTTTCACGACGCTGTTCGAAGACGGTCCCGGTATAGGAGGTTAGGTGCTACTGAGCAAGGGTATTTTGGCGCAGTGCCGGAAACGTCGAAGGAAGGAGATTGGGTGTGTATGTTTAATGGCGGGAAGCATCTCTTTGTGGTTAGGGAGTGTGGGAGGGGGTTCGAGTATGTTGGGCATGCGTATGTGGATGGCCTTATGAACGGGGAGTGTTTGGAATTGAGCTGTGAGGAGCGTGAGATTCGTCTGGTGTAGAATAAAGACATGCTCGTTGAGAGCTCTTCATTTACAGAGTTGTGTATATGGGTTGTGAAGACGACACGGCCGTCATCATACACATCAGTCATGGATACTGTGTGATATTCCCATTTTGCATAACCATGTGAGGGACTAAACATGGCACGTTGCATGGCATGTCTTTCAGTGATTGAATCATAAAAAACACGACGATGGGCGTGAGTCGTCACCAGCccttttggtgttgaggcacATCCGAGAGACTTGATGTTTCCGGATTGGCTACAAACCGGACCAAAAAAATATTACTGCTGAGTTTGTAGCAAAGATTCGCTATCGTGAgtttgatgagatgatggtACGTGACTTATTGCCTCTTGCTCGTCTCCATACTTTCTTCGGCGTCTTGCTGAAGGTGAGTTCTCTTGCTGTTTACACAAATTGCACGTGTAGCCCCTGGTTAGCAATTAAATGTTATACCCACTCAAACGCATAACTCAATTAATGAAGTGTAATTCCAATTCTTCAAGCACAAGTTGACAGCGCAAGCAGTTAGAAACCTAACTAACCAACTACCCCCAACTAAACCACACCACTACACAACGCCCTTCCATCCTAATCCAACACAGAATTACGGAAATCATCGCCTTAAAACGTCCAATCGCCCTCTTCCCACTGACGGAAACGcaatctccaacaacaaAGACAGAcccatcgccatctccaccaccaaccgTCTCAATCTGCAGCGCGCcgaccaacaccaaaataGAAGGCCGTAGCCAAGTATTTGCTTCATCTCGTAAACACTAACATGCTTCTACATCCTCTAGCAGACAAGGCAATATGCAATACCTTCAGTTGGTTGAACACTCTTAACCCAAATGTAACCAACAACACCGTCCgcatcaacagcaacagcaacaaacgACCCAACATTCACAGAGACAGCATAAAGGCCCAATCTTCGATCAAAGCACCGACTAGGATCCCATTCCTTCCCCGCATGCTCTCTGCGTCTCTCACACATCCAACAATTCCGTCGCCACGACCAACCTCGGTGGCTCCATATCAAATTTCACAACCAACAAAGGCCACAGACCAACCCAGCCATGTCATGAGTAGTAGCAACCACGACTCCTCCAATCCAACCTCTCAcctctcctcatccacaatctCACCATGATTCTGTAATTCGTAGAACACCGAtagacaccagacaacatgtccgtcacaaacaccaaagaagcagaaacaacaaGCACATCCACAGAGCTGCCCGCTCTAACCGTCAACATGGGCCCTCTTATCACACCGTTCACACCTCCCCCAGATTGTTTCTCCTACACACTCGCAGGGTACGGCCACCGCGTCAACTCGGTCGACGTCTCAACCATTATAGAATGGAGACGCGGGTACACATGCTCCGGGACCAGGCTGGACGCCAGAGAAGAGTGCTTCCCGCCGAGATGGGGCGCAGTGTTCAACACCGCCGGGCAGAAGGGTCCGAATGCCGTGTATCCCGTCTATTCACCGGG is a window of Pochonia chlamydosporia 170 chromosome 5, whole genome shotgun sequence DNA encoding:
- a CDS encoding Ferritin/ribonucleotide reductase-like protein (similar to Metarhizium robertsii ARSEF 23 XP_007825382.1) codes for the protein MPSLKAATLAILAATAAALPTTQRAGYRRQAQNGTTNAAAPAALSDPDILQFALTLEHLEEAFYRQGFAKFPDSDFAALGLKPNQIQDLKGIGKTEQEHVTFLQSALAQAGVQPVKPCEYDFKFTDAKGMATTGALLENVGVSAYLGAAKLLKDPAILTAAGSILTIEARHQSSLRVLLGQTAVPQAFDAPLGPTAVFSLAAPFIKSCPQGSNLAITAFPALSMAQGQDASALAVGNTVKVSAASGASGATNCAFTSGGVVPGGTVFTPFSEANGCQIPSGVAGVTYLSLSSSAPLDGVLTDAMTVAGPMILAL
- a CDS encoding glutathione-dependent formaldehyde-activating enzyme domain-containing protein, translated to MTTLKPKYKPFPMNLLSQPDNNLQTYTGNCHCGHIQFTVTISPPFPEHQVASCNCSICRRNGYLLIYPLRENVTITKGDGQEGQYRFNRRKATHKFCGRCGSSVFVDFNGQEAKDVIGVNVRLLNGVDLDDLALRFVDGASHPGEYRVD